The sequence ATTTCGATTTTTGTCGTCGGCGCGGCAGACGGCTGGGTGTCGACCTCGTCGGCGGTAGCGGCCGGTGGGGCCGCGCACACTGATTGAAATGACAGCAGCACACCAGCGGTGATGCCACAGCAACAGGCGGCCGACAACAGCGATGTGCGGCGAGACAACGTCAAACTCATTTTTTAACCTCGGTCGTGGGGCTGGTTGCGGAAAACATACGTCCGCAGTCGTCAATAATAGTATCACATCATTGCCGACAGTATCACATCGTTGTCTGCGGAGGTCGAGCAGCGCCGCAGTGCGGGTGGTGTAACAGGTTTTTCACCCGTCTGGCAAACGGGCAGCGTCCGACATCGAGTTTCCAGCTAGCTTTCCAGCGGGGACCAAATCACTCTGGCAAGAGCGCGACCTCACCGGAACATAACGAGCGTGGCCACAGGCTTCGGGATCAATTTTGAAATGACCGCTCATTTCGCAGACGTCCATCTACTGCGGCGGGTTTAGTGGCGGGAGACGCAGTCGGTTGGTAGCTTGGAGGGATGAACTCTTCCGACGACATCCTCCCGATCTTGCGGCCGTCGACTGCCTTGCCAATCGTCAATCATGACGAGAGCGTGGTCGGCGGTGCCACCGAGGTGTCAGGTGACCGGAAACTGATCGCGGCGGTGCGGGCGATCGAAAACAAATCGACCGCAGGCGTTGCCAAACTTCTCACACTGATCGTTTCCCTGGCCGTATTCATCGCCGTGGGGGTGGCGTGGTGGGATGCGTGGATGGTGACCATGATCGTGATCGTGCTGCTGTTCCACGAAGCCGGGCACTACATTGCGATGCGGTCGTTTGGTTACCGCAACGTGAAGATGTTCTTTGTGCCCTTTCTCGGCGCTGCGGTCAGCGGTCGGCATTTCAACATTTCGCCGTGGAAGAAGGCCCTCGTCTATTTAGCGGGCCCAGTCCCAGGGATTGTGCTCGCATTGCCCCTGCTCGCCGCCGGGTTGATAACCGAGCAGAACTGGATGTTTGAGCTGGCCGCGATGGGTCTGCTATTGAACGTACTCAACCTGTTGCCAATCATGCCGCTCGATGGTGGTTGGATCGTACATCTGACGCTATTGAGCCGTTCACCAGTCTTGGAACTGGTCGCGAGACTCGCAGGCATCGGCCTGATGTTCGCGTTTGCAATCTTCACAGGCAGCCCGGTGGTCTTGATCATTGCAATCCCGTTGATGATTTCCCTGCCAACAACGTTTCGAGTTTCCTCGCTCATCCAGCGACTACGCGATCGACCACTACCGCAGCCCGAACGTCACGAGATCCCCGACGAGGCGATCGGACTGCTCGACGACGCCATGCAGACCACTGCTCTCCACACGATGCCTTTGACCAATCGAGCGGGACTGATTGTGCAGATCTATGAGTCCCTGATCGTCCGTCCGCCAGGATTGGCGGCGACACTGGCAATCTGGTTCGTCTACGTCGGCGCGATCGTCCTGGGAGTGCTCGGTGGCTACTCGATCCTCCTGAGTCGCGATTTGTCGGACGGCGTTGGTTAAGCGAATGAGTAGCCGAGTCTCTCCGAGACTCGGAGGCAACCGTTTGACCCTGACACCCGATCGAGCATTCCATCAACCGCGGCATCAGATTCGATATCAAGAAATCCTGTTAAGGATTCCTCAAGCAGTTTACTTTCAACTCTTTCGCACACCAGGCCTCATCGGTTGACATCAGTGTGACAAATATTCGGACGCCATCGCGACCTTCCAAAATCCCACAAACTTGGCTCATCGCTGCGAAACCCGCACTCAATCCGGATGGACCTATTAATCTCTCACAGGGTCTGAGATTGGATTGCGTTCGTCAGAATACTTTTGAAGATCGGCTCCGTACTCTTGCTCTTACGTCAGTTGAAGACCCGCAAATGGGAGTTGTGTAGCCTCGCCATTCCAAGCTAGGTGGAATAGCGACCCGTTGCTCAATTGGTAGCCTGTTTCGTTGCCCTTGATCATTGTCGCGTCGGACGACGCCACATGCCACGATATCGGGTGAACCATCCCAGCCGTTGAAAAAACATGGCTTCACAAATCACGCCATCGGGGGCGCCGGTTCAGCATAGGTTTGTTTCTATTCGTTTTTACTGTCCAGCGTGACGCTCGCGCGAGGTGGCGGCCCAATCAGGATGGCCACATAAGCCAGCGGCTTTTGACCTGGAATCGCCTTGCTTTTTCCGTGGGCGGAATAAGGCAGCACCGGCTCCACGGCTCGAGTGCCAGGTTCGTCCACCAGTGTGACCTTTGTCTCATGTCCTCCGCCTGGATCCCAGCCACCGACGAGAATCATCACGCGGCCATCTTTGCGTTCGGGAAGGTCGCCGCCGACCGGGCAAAAGGCGCTGGCGTTCTTGCCGACAAGGCTACCACTCCAGACGTGGTTGTCGACGTCATCGTCGGCCAACAGCCCGTCACATACAGGGACCCAGTCCGTGACAGCGAAATACTCCGATTCGCCCAACTCACTGAGTCGCTCTGCAACCCAGGACTCGACGGCGGGGCCATCCTGCTTCGGAGTACGAAGGGTGACCGGCATGATCACTTTGACGAACACCTGATTGAATCGCTGCCGGGCGATCGACGCTGGCGTCGGATTCTGGGCGGGTAGCTCAGAAGCAAAGCTCGTGAGCGTGGAGAAAATCAGCAGTAGTGTGAATTTAAGACGTGTCATTCTGGACCTCATCACCTGTCAGTGTAACAAAACCTTGGCTGAGCAGTTGGCGTCACCGGGGCGTGTCAAAAAAGTTGGCCATTACCAAGACAATCGAGACGCGTCTCCGGTCTACGGTATCGCCATCTACTGCTGTTGGTTGCTCGCGACGACGACGCAATAGTAATCATAAACGCGATGGTTGTCGTGACTTCGAAATCGCACTGTCGAAGCAACCTCGCGAAGTTACTCCGATTCACCGTTTGATTATTTGCTTCAGTGGCGTTCGAGGTTCGAATCAAACCCATCAATTCGTCAGGTCTCGGTACAGACGATCGAACAGATAGACGCCGAGTTGAAGTCCTTGCTCGATACTTCTTCGCGTCTTCGCGTCGGCCCACTCGGTGACGAGCAACTCAAAAAATTCCGCAGCGTGTTTTTTGTCTAACTCAGCATGCACGCTGTAGTGAACTAGTTTGCCTTCGGGTACCCAGCCTCGATCAATCACCGCTTGCCCGATTGCCGACGAGATCTCGGCAAAGGCATATTCGATTACTCCCAGGCACGCGATTCCAACGGCCAGTTCTCCCTGACTGCACGCACTCATGATCGCAGTGTTGAATGCATGCACAGGCGGTCTCATTTCGATGTCGCGAGAACCTGCCGATGGGCTGAGTTGTTCTAAGAAGGCGCGAAAGGTAGTCTCGTGAAAGCGATTCGGTTCAAAGCCACCATGCTCCTCGACAATGTTTTCCAGGATACTCAACCGACGACGTGGACAGTCCATTCGCATGACTAGCGCCGACATCGGTCGTGAGAAGTAGTCGACGGCAAAATAGAACTGTTGTTGACTCTTCAAGAAAACAGGCAACGTCATTTCGCCCGATCGTAGGGCACGAAAGTAGGGGTTCTCCAAGATGCCCGATGCGGTAACGATCGCCGACGCTCGCTCGACCAAGGCTACAGGTGACTCGTTCGTCGTATCATTCATGTTTAGATTTCTGCTGTGTTGACGTACCAATCCAGTGAATCGGGCAGACCGGTCCCGAAGATGGTTGCCGGGGCGGTAACGATATCGTTTGCACTCCCTAGTCTGCGGACGATCGAATCGCTGTCGGCGCGTGGGACCGCAACGAACATCGCTGGCAATCCTCGCAAGTGGCATTGGTTAGTCGCAAACTTTAACAGGCTTACCGCGTCCTCGGTGGATTGGTAGCCGAACAAAGAGAGGTGAGCCGAAAGCATTTCGTTTCCATCCTGGTCAAACAGCCGCTTGCAGCGAAAGGTATCTTCCAGGACTCCGCATGCGCGACCGTTGGATAGTAAGAGCCCGCGAGGTTGCCATGCGCTGCGCAGAAAAGGATCACCACCAAGAATCGCAATTCCGCGATCTGTCAACTCTTCAAAACACCGCTGAACTTCGTCCAGTGGTGAGTCTCTCACGCCAGACTCGGGAG comes from Allorhodopirellula heiligendammensis and encodes:
- a CDS encoding site-2 protease family protein — protein: MNSSDDILPILRPSTALPIVNHDESVVGGATEVSGDRKLIAAVRAIENKSTAGVAKLLTLIVSLAVFIAVGVAWWDAWMVTMIVIVLLFHEAGHYIAMRSFGYRNVKMFFVPFLGAAVSGRHFNISPWKKALVYLAGPVPGIVLALPLLAAGLITEQNWMFELAAMGLLLNVLNLLPIMPLDGGWIVHLTLLSRSPVLELVARLAGIGLMFAFAIFTGSPVVLIIAIPLMISLPTTFRVSSLIQRLRDRPLPQPERHEIPDEAIGLLDDAMQTTALHTMPLTNRAGLIVQIYESLIVRPPGLAATLAIWFVYVGAIVLGVLGGYSILLSRDLSDGVG
- a CDS encoding TenA family transcriptional regulator — protein: MNDTTNESPVALVERASAIVTASGILENPYFRALRSGEMTLPVFLKSQQQFYFAVDYFSRPMSALVMRMDCPRRRLSILENIVEEHGGFEPNRFHETTFRAFLEQLSPSAGSRDIEMRPPVHAFNTAIMSACSQGELAVGIACLGVIEYAFAEISSAIGQAVIDRGWVPEGKLVHYSVHAELDKKHAAEFFELLVTEWADAKTRRSIEQGLQLGVYLFDRLYRDLTN